The following coding sequences are from one Triticum dicoccoides isolate Atlit2015 ecotype Zavitan chromosome 4A, WEW_v2.0, whole genome shotgun sequence window:
- the LOC119288510 gene encoding protein LURP-one-related 6-like, with protein MGAHTLLTPVVSKIFCSSLQAVLLVRRRPPAVTGGGFVVTDREQRVVFSVDGCGIIGASGQLVVRDGDGTAILFIHKKGGVVQALSVHNRWKGYLMDYGEPSKPVFSLQDPKPVLSCAAGDVRVTVEPKGRKRHWDYEVTGSFAHRACAVKSRTGHVVAQIGVKGMMAGRDFYHVVVQPGYDQAFVIGVIAILDNMNGESTRC; from the exons ATGGGTGCGCACACGCTTCTCACCCCGGTTGTCAGCAAGATCTTCTGCAGCTCCCTGCAGGCCGTGCTCCTGGTCCGCCGCCGTCCCCCCGCCGTCACCGGAGGCGGCTTCGTCGTCACCGACCGCGAGCAGAGGGTAGTCTTCAGCGTCGACGGCTGCGGGATCATCGGCGCCAGCGGGCAGCTCGTCGTCAGGGACGGCGACGGCACCGCCATCCTCTTCATCCACAAGAAG GGAGGAGTCGTCCAAGCGCTGAGCGTTCACAACCGGTGGAAAGGGTACCTCATGGACTACGGCGAGCCGAGCAAGCCGGTGTTCAGCTTGCAGGACCCGAAGCCGGTGCTCAGCTGCGCGGCGGGCGACGTCCGGGTCACCGTCGAACCCAAGGGGAGGAAGCGGCACTGGGACTACGAGGTCACGGGATCCTTCGCCCACAGGGCTTGCGCCGTCAAGAGCCGCACAGGCCACGTCGTAGCACAG ATTGGAGTGAAGGGGATGATGGCCGGCCGGGACTTCTACCATGTGGTGGTGCAGCCGGGCTATGACCAGGCCTTTGTGATTGGCGTAATTGCCATCCTCGACAACATGAATGGGGAATCCACAAGGTGTTAA
- the LOC119284546 gene encoding uncharacterized protein LOC119284546 has protein sequence MATGVGNGSGPSTNDALQSILAAARPFLRGDLAAVDPELPSLVSVLVSAGAGECYHKHGTFLAHLLDVYRILRLWGAPDAVARCGLFHSSYSNSYVNLAIFEPDVSRARVRAIVGAAAERLVHIFCIVPRHALMHDDLHLRYTDPELRDHLAAAEASLQAARSGGARPEDKAEPWRAKLRSVVPEEGVVVPHIRTGEPVALSRRVLAVFVLMTVADFSDQYTDYQDKLFHNDDGRLEFAGDNWAALWPGTGKPGLWVSAMSRLAALYRLIATDEQLRHMEEGSTKTTADEQDAGLELRIPPVFDRCSKVLDPGEQIAARDLYWEAICSDGKEGAESLLRRCIAKNPYVGEPWLVLAQVLLNGGGRWEEAEAAAAEGLRLVLEWGSSWDKRMSWEGWVSWGRVMRDKAKEKQWPRSAWGIINLGLVKHIHDD, from the coding sequence ATGGCGACCGGCGTCGGCAACGGCAGTGGCCCATCGACGAACGACGCGCTCCAGTCGATCCTCGCCGCCGCGCGCCCGTTCCTCCGGGGCGACCTCGCGGCCGTCGACCCCGAGCTCCCCTCGCTCGTCTCCGTCCTCGtgtccgccggcgccggcgagTGCTACCACAAGCACGGCACCTTCCTCGCGCACCTGCTCGACGTCTACCGCATCCTCCGCCTCTGGGGCGcgcccgacgccgtcgcccgtTGCGGCCTCTTCCACTCCTCCTACTCCAACTCCTACGTCAACCTCGCCATCTTCGAGCCCGACGTCAGCCGCGCCCGCGTCCGCGCCATCGTCGGCGCCGCCGCCGAGCGGCTCGTGCACATCTTCTGCATCGTCCCGCGCCACGCGCTCATGCACGACGACCTCCACCTCCGCTACACCGACCCCGAGCTCCGcgaccacctcgccgccgccgaggCGTCCCTCCAGGCCGCGCGCTCCGGCGGGGCCAGGCCGGAGGACAAGGCGGAGCCGTGGCGCGCGAAGCTGCGGTCCGTGGTGCCGGAGGAGGGCGTGGTGGTGCCGCACATCCGGACGGGGGAGCCGGTGGCGCTGTCGCGGCGCGTGCTGGCGGTGTTCGTGCTGATGACCGTCGCCGACTTCAGCGACCAGTACACGGACTACCAGGACAAGCTGTTCCACAACGACGACGGCCGCCTCGAGTTCGCGGGCGACAACTGGGCCGCGCTCTGGCCGGGCACCGGCAAGCCGGGGCTGTGGGTGAGCGCCATGTCCAGGCTCGCCGCGCTGTACCGCCTCATCGCCACCGACGAGCAGCTCCGCCACATGGAAGAAGGGTCGACGAAGACGACGGCGGACGAGCAGGACGCGGGCCTGGAGCTTCGCATCCCGCCCGTGTTCGACCGGTGCAGCAAGGTGCTGGACCCCGGCGAGCAGATCGCGGCGAGGGACCTGTACTGGGAGGCGATCTGCAGCGACGGCAAGGAGGGCGCGGAGTCGCTGCTGCGGCGGTGCATCGCGAAGAACCCGTACGTGGGGGAGCCGTGGCTGGTGCTGGCTCAGGTGCTGCTCAACGGCGGAGGGAGgtgggaggaggcggaggcggcggcggcggaggggctgAGGCTGGTGCTGGAGTGGGGCAGCAGCTGGGACAAGAGGATGTCGTGGGAGGGGTGGGTGTCGTGGGGGAGGGTGATGAGGGACAAGGCCAAGGAGAAACAATGGCCGCGCTCTGCCTGGGGCATCATCAACCTCGGACTCGTCAAGCACATCCACGACGACTAG